A window of Danio aesculapii chromosome 16, fDanAes4.1, whole genome shotgun sequence genomic DNA:
AGTAATAACCCGTAAAGAACCCCACATCACCAATCTTATCCTTCGAACTGTTCAACCAATGCACAAACAATGAAACACactctaagtaacgtatttcaaatttacacaaatacagacagcgccctctagtggatttgtcatctgaaatgtacaacaaaatgcactattagtaatgttttttcagattcacacaaaagcacacagcgccctctagtggatctgttCTCTGatacgtgcaacaaaatgtacttaTAGTTAATTATTTCAGATTTGAAAAAATATcgatagcgccctctagtggatttgtcatctgaaatgtacaacaaaacacaccctaagtaatgtatttcagattcagaaAAATGTAGCACCCTCTAGTAGATTTCTCATCccaaacatgcaacaaaacgtacTCGAAGCAaggtattttacaaaaaaaattaaaaaataatttagtctgcggcacgtatttccaatgagcctgtgctggAAATATCAGGGCATAATATACATTGAAATATCTTCATTATGCAGTTGTTTACTGTCCATTCACAGAGTCACATCAGATGGAATCTGTGAAATACCACTGTCAGTAGGAACACGTGCCAAACGTGAGTCTCTGTTTGAAACATGTCCCAGTCGTGGATCAGAGTCAAGTTCGTATCGATAATGATACCCCTCTAGCACATCTCGACAGGCTTCATGTATATCCGTGATCCACTTCTTAATACCCTTTCGGTTGAGGTAAACCACGAACAGAAACACCATGCCTACGAATCCAAGCACTAATCCCAGAAACACATAAGACGTGTGTAGCGACAAATCATTATTGACTTTCTGTGTTTCACCGTAACACCCCAATGCCCGTGCATTAATAACCCGTAAAGAAACATTACGCATTTCAGAAGGGAATTCACAGCTTAACCTCTCCACATCGCCAATCTTAACCTTTGAACTGTTCAACCAATGCACAAACTCATGCATTTCACAAGTGCATGTGTAAGGATTCTGACTCAACATTAGTCGCACCAAACTGAGTCGCTCCAACTCATGCAGACCTTCACCGCTGATCGTTTTGAATGCATTTCTACTCAAATCGAGCTCCAGAAGATTTTCAACACCAGTGAATGTGCAGTTGTAGACGGCCACCAGAGAGTTGTTGTTCAGGTATAGATACTGTAGTTTTGGCAGTGGAGTGAACATCCCCGGCGGCAGTAGGACGAGCCGGTTGCTCGACAAGTCGAGCCGCT
This region includes:
- the tpbgl gene encoding trophoblast glycoprotein-like translates to MMPLTLACASLLLMCVCWSVALCPPRCVCSGTPLTVRCSPAELPGQTGTLSRSGDSLQQLQHSGFRGLRNATLMELSHNRISEIGSHAFSSLLMLRSLILNNNPLVLIHPEAFSIPGSPLVELSLRSSLYNHTSLTDLITALRWGELFNLQRLDLSSNRLVLLPPGMFTPLPKLQYLYLNNNSLVAVYNCTFTGVENLLELDLSRNAFKTISGEGLHELERLSLVRLMLSQNPYTCTCEMHEFVHWLNSSKVKIGDVERLSCEFPSEMRNVSLRVINARALGCYGETQKVNNDLSLHTSYVFLGLVLGFVGMVFLFVVYLNRKGIKKWITDIHEACRDVLEGYHYRYELDSDPRLGHVSNRDSRLARVPTDSGISQIPSDVTL